The Bacillus sp. Marseille-Q1617 genome has a segment encoding these proteins:
- a CDS encoding HAD-IIIA family hydrolase, with protein sequence MNQIEAVFLDRDGTIGGDDTVHYPEEFELFPYAAEEINRLKRDNIKLFTFTNQPGISRGLAKEEDFLNELREFGFDDIYLCPHSHNEGCACRKPNTGMLEEAQRTHDLTLENCVVIGDRWSDMAAAAKAGCMKILVRTGAGESSLTAHSEKLKGIKIDYIANDLKDAVSWLYENFIQSDRA encoded by the coding sequence GTGAACCAAATAGAAGCAGTTTTTTTAGATAGAGATGGAACAATTGGTGGTGACGATACCGTTCATTATCCGGAGGAATTTGAACTTTTTCCTTATGCAGCGGAGGAAATCAACAGATTAAAAAGGGACAATATTAAACTATTTACTTTTACCAATCAACCTGGAATATCAAGGGGACTGGCGAAAGAGGAAGACTTTCTAAACGAGTTAAGGGAGTTTGGTTTTGATGATATCTATCTTTGTCCACACAGCCATAATGAGGGATGCGCGTGCAGAAAACCGAATACAGGCATGTTAGAAGAGGCCCAGCGGACCCATGACTTAACCCTCGAAAACTGTGTTGTAATCGGGGACCGCTGGAGTGATATGGCTGCGGCTGCAAAAGCAGGATGCATGAAGATTTTGGTTAGAACAGGGGCGGGAGAATCATCACTTACTGCACACAGTGAAAAATTAAAAGGCATTAAAATCGATTATATCGCGAATGACTTGAAGGATGCTGTAAGTTGGTTATATGAAAATTTTATACAAAGTGACAGAGCATAA
- a CDS encoding GNAT family N-acetyltransferase, whose product MDRKQSHNVSDLMAKIKLVKGENFVTIEHTKNLTDPELMELIPYLMKQPFIQTSRNVNILVNRKFSKEAVSLLEEYEFKLHDENVTVRKVLDESAEMEDGFVLKDLYELPLAEFKRVWEASMKGSLNAPSSLNMDEQMRSVEVELGPKYKKSCMIAYENVAPIGVIMPHMEPGTSEEGRLFYFGIIPSERGKGKSKLLHRQALEILKRDFKASYYIGSTGHNNLPMLKTFERNGCAVVEWNKVFKRKA is encoded by the coding sequence ATGGATCGAAAACAGTCACACAACGTTTCTGACTTAATGGCAAAAATTAAACTTGTAAAAGGGGAAAACTTTGTCACGATCGAACATACAAAAAACCTGACGGATCCAGAACTAATGGAACTTATACCGTATTTGATGAAACAGCCATTTATACAAACCAGTAGAAATGTAAATATCCTTGTTAATCGTAAATTCAGCAAAGAGGCAGTCTCTCTTTTAGAAGAATATGAGTTTAAGTTGCATGATGAGAACGTCACGGTTCGCAAGGTGCTTGATGAATCAGCTGAGATGGAAGACGGTTTTGTATTAAAAGATTTATATGAACTTCCTTTAGCAGAGTTTAAAAGGGTTTGGGAAGCTTCTATGAAAGGATCATTAAATGCACCATCCTCGCTGAATATGGATGAACAAATGCGAAGTGTAGAGGTGGAATTAGGCCCGAAATATAAGAAATCTTGTATGATTGCATATGAAAATGTAGCTCCAATCGGGGTCATCATGCCCCATATGGAACCGGGGACTTCAGAAGAAGGAAGGCTCTTTTATTTTGGGATCATTCCAAGCGAAAGAGGAAAGGGGAAAAGCAAACTTCTCCACAGGCAAGCACTGGAAATTTTAAAAAGGGACTTTAAAGCTTCATATTACATTGGAAGTACTGGTCACAACAACCTACCGATGCTTAAGACATTCGAACGTAACGGATGTGCGGTTGTTGAATGGAATAAGGTTTTTAAAAGGAAAGCATAA
- a CDS encoding DUF4386 family protein codes for MGATGQNMQQKAAIFAGVALLVMTCAAFFAQGYVHRSLVIDGDAATTLENIHSSQS; via the coding sequence ATGGGTGCGACGGGTCAAAACATGCAGCAGAAAGCAGCGATCTTTGCTGGTGTTGCATTACTTGTGATGACATGCGCTGCGTTTTTTGCTCAGGGGTATGTTCACCGTTCATTGGTCATTGATGGAGACGCGGCAACTACATTAGAAAACATCCACTCATCTCAATCGTGA
- a CDS encoding GNAT family N-acetyltransferase — MINSNKSKLKLIQFDKTDVPGLIHLSKSVGWDYDVYEIGTVLSSGKIFGHIDAEGKIVSSAAIIPYETSYASIGMVIVNKKYRGMGLGKEATQQCIDSLSNDVSIMLIATEEGKPLYEKMGFRTVDHVHKYICNSYPTSNRVANKAVTIKNYNQNDLHKIIQLDEAAFGDKRSSFIRHRINQSRQCLAVKDQKGNMIGFGISISGPTNLLLGPIVAPDFQTAALILDKLANGYQGKVRIDIPSGNKAFMEFVEQSGFVEVNNPPVMMLHSTTMPERNNELFGIAAQIFG, encoded by the coding sequence ATGATTAACAGCAATAAATCAAAGTTAAAATTAATCCAGTTTGATAAAACGGACGTCCCTGGTTTAATTCATCTGTCTAAATCAGTCGGGTGGGATTATGATGTATATGAAATTGGTACAGTATTGTCGTCAGGTAAAATATTTGGTCATATCGATGCTGAAGGGAAAATCGTTTCCAGCGCTGCCATCATACCGTATGAAACCAGTTATGCCTCAATTGGAATGGTCATCGTCAACAAAAAATATAGAGGGATGGGATTAGGAAAAGAGGCAACTCAACAGTGTATCGATTCTCTTTCAAATGATGTTTCTATCATGCTTATTGCAACTGAAGAGGGGAAGCCTCTCTATGAAAAAATGGGTTTTAGAACCGTTGATCATGTACACAAATATATCTGTAACTCCTATCCAACCTCTAATCGTGTAGCGAATAAAGCTGTTACTATAAAAAACTATAATCAGAACGACTTACATAAAATCATTCAGTTGGATGAAGCAGCTTTTGGAGATAAGAGAAGCAGTTTTATTCGTCACAGGATAAATCAATCCAGGCAGTGTTTAGCAGTGAAAGATCAAAAGGGGAACATGATTGGCTTTGGTATTTCCATATCTGGCCCCACCAATTTACTGTTAGGACCAATTGTTGCACCAGATTTTCAAACAGCAGCATTGATTCTTGATAAGCTGGCAAATGGATATCAGGGTAAAGTAAGAATAGATATACCATCAGGAAATAAAGCATTCATGGAGTTCGTTGAGCAAAGCGGTTTTGTAGAAGTAAATAATCCACCGGTCATGATGTTACATTCAACTACTATGCCGGAAAGAAACAATGAATTATTTGGCATTGCTGCTCAGATATTTGGGTGA
- a CDS encoding ABC transporter permease translates to MNSNTRVLFGRLMRTILHSPDTIITVAVTPIMMLLLFVYVFGGAIETGTDSYVNYLLPGILLITIASGVAYTSLRLFTDMKSGLMARFMTMPIKRSSVLWAHVLTSLVSNALAVAVVILAAVLMGFRSGADILEWLAVVGVLLLFTISLTWLAVIPGLTADSMEGATAYSYPLIFLPFISSAFVPTETMPAVVRVFAENQPVTSIVNSIRALLYQGSVGSDIWTSLAWCIGIMVIAYFIANTVFKRKLG, encoded by the coding sequence ATGAACAGTAACACAAGAGTATTATTCGGCAGATTAATGCGCACGATCTTGCACAGTCCCGACACCATCATCACCGTTGCGGTGACTCCGATTATGATGCTGCTGTTGTTTGTGTATGTATTTGGCGGTGCAATCGAGACAGGTACTGACAGCTATGTGAATTATTTATTGCCCGGCATTCTGCTGATTACAATTGCATCAGGTGTGGCTTATACGTCTCTTCGGCTTTTTACGGATATGAAGAGCGGGCTGATGGCGCGTTTCATGACAATGCCGATCAAACGCTCGTCGGTTCTGTGGGCTCATGTATTAACTTCCCTGGTGTCCAACGCACTTGCTGTTGCGGTGGTGATTCTTGCAGCAGTTTTAATGGGCTTTCGTTCTGGTGCAGACATTTTGGAATGGCTGGCCGTAGTCGGGGTGCTTTTACTATTTACTATATCCCTGACATGGCTTGCGGTTATACCGGGATTGACGGCAGACTCCATGGAAGGGGCCACGGCCTACTCGTACCCGCTGATTTTTCTGCCATTCATCAGTTCGGCTTTTGTCCCTACGGAAACGATGCCGGCGGTTGTAAGGGTGTTCGCTGAAAACCAGCCCGTAACCTCGATTGTGAATTCGATTCGTGCCCTATTGTATCAAGGTTCTGTCGGCAGCGATATCTGGACCTCGCTTGCGTGGTGTATCGGCATTATGGTCATCGCCTATTTTATTGCCAATACCGTGTTTAAACGGAAGCTGGGGTGA
- a CDS encoding ABC transporter ATP-binding protein codes for MSKAVISVKGLRKSFKDKEVLRGVDFEVQRGEIFALLGSNGAGKTTIVNILSTLLKSDRGEAGVCSFDVHSEPDQVRRSISLTGQFAAIDGNQTGRENLIMIARLRGVSNPSGVADDLMKRFSLTEAANRRAEKYSGGMKRRLDIAMSLIGNPSVIFLDEPTTGLDPEARMEVWHTVQELAGGGTTILLTTQYLEEAEQLADRIAILHGGKIITTGTMAELKEKFPPAKVEYIEKQPTLEEIFLEIIGKKGVNENEQ; via the coding sequence ATGAGTAAAGCAGTTATTTCAGTAAAAGGACTAAGGAAATCCTTCAAAGACAAGGAAGTTTTAAGGGGTGTGGATTTTGAGGTGCAGCGGGGAGAGATATTTGCCTTGCTTGGTTCGAATGGGGCAGGAAAGACAACGATCGTCAATATCCTTTCTACGCTATTGAAGTCGGATCGGGGCGAAGCCGGTGTTTGCAGCTTTGATGTTCACAGTGAACCTGATCAAGTTCGCAGGAGTATCAGTCTTACAGGACAGTTTGCCGCTATAGACGGCAACCAAACCGGACGGGAAAATCTGATCATGATCGCAAGGTTGAGAGGAGTTTCTAATCCTTCCGGAGTGGCTGATGATCTGATGAAAAGATTCAGTCTGACCGAAGCTGCAAACAGACGGGCGGAAAAGTATTCCGGAGGGATGAAGCGCCGTCTTGATATTGCCATGAGCTTAATAGGCAATCCTTCAGTTATCTTTCTCGATGAACCGACGACAGGGCTTGACCCCGAAGCCCGGATGGAAGTATGGCATACCGTACAGGAGCTTGCCGGTGGGGGCACGACGATATTACTGACCACCCAGTACCTGGAGGAAGCGGAACAGCTGGCGGATCGAATTGCCATTCTGCATGGGGGGAAAATCATCACAACCGGTACAATGGCTGAACTGAAGGAGAAATTTCCGCCTGCGAAAGTGGAGTACATCGAGAAGCAGCCTACGTTAGAGGAAATCTTTCTGGAAATCATAGGAAAAAAAGGGGTGAATGAAAATGAACAGTAA
- a CDS encoding DUF1048 domain-containing protein, translated as MKFIEKITGSMADKREWRAMETRAKTLPSKYLNAYKAIQKYMWTAGGLTDWKDMSRIFNGILDLFEEGAAEGKEVTDLTGEDVAAFCDELVKDSETWNDKHRAKLNDTIGRGKK; from the coding sequence ATGAAATTTATTGAAAAAATCACGGGAAGTATGGCTGACAAGCGTGAATGGCGAGCGATGGAGACGCGGGCGAAAACCCTGCCAAGTAAGTATCTCAATGCTTACAAAGCGATTCAAAAATATATGTGGACCGCCGGGGGTCTTACTGACTGGAAGGACATGAGCCGTATATTTAATGGGATCCTCGATCTTTTTGAAGAAGGGGCAGCGGAAGGCAAGGAAGTAACCGACCTCACGGGTGAGGACGTAGCCGCTTTCTGTGATGAACTAGTGAAAGACTCGGAAACATGGAATGACAAGCACCGGGCAAAATTGAATGATACGATCGGCCGTGGGAAAAAGTGA
- a CDS encoding PadR family transcriptional regulator, protein MENFTEMLKGVLEGCVLEIISRGETYGYEITQQLRELGFTDVVEGTVYTITMRLEKNNLVNIEKKKSTVGPPRKFYTLNEAGLEKLKIFWGKWEFISSKLNELKTKEIVRRG, encoded by the coding sequence TTGGAAAACTTTACAGAGATGCTGAAAGGGGTGCTTGAAGGCTGTGTGCTTGAGATCATCAGCCGTGGTGAAACGTATGGTTATGAAATCACGCAGCAGCTGAGGGAACTCGGATTCACGGATGTGGTGGAAGGGACGGTGTACACCATTACCATGCGCCTTGAGAAGAATAACCTGGTGAATATTGAAAAGAAGAAATCCACTGTTGGGCCGCCGAGGAAATTTTACACCCTTAATGAAGCGGGTCTTGAGAAGCTGAAGATCTTTTGGGGGAAATGGGAATTCATTTCAAGTAAGTTAAACGAACTTAAAACAAAAGAAATCGTGAGGAGAGGATAA
- a CDS encoding GNAT family N-acetyltransferase: MKVSPFQSYLVLEGERIKLTPMKLDHAPELFRINHPDIWKYMFSEITTLQEMEKLVSEAVKLRDQRLALTFVVRLKETDEIVGTTRLYEINERQKSCELGSTWYGKDFQRTFVNTETKYAVLKYCFEELGMIRVQLKTDERNVRSQKAIERLGAVKEGIMRKERILASGYVRNAVLYSITNDEWAGVKKGLMNKMGRYT; encoded by the coding sequence ATGAAAGTTTCACCTTTCCAATCGTATCTTGTTCTCGAAGGGGAGAGGATCAAACTTACCCCGATGAAGCTTGATCATGCTCCTGAATTGTTCCGCATCAATCATCCTGACATATGGAAGTATATGTTTTCAGAGATAACTACGTTGCAAGAAATGGAAAAACTGGTTTCGGAAGCGGTTAAACTTCGGGATCAACGCTTGGCCCTGACTTTTGTGGTGAGGTTGAAAGAAACAGATGAGATCGTCGGGACAACACGTCTATATGAAATAAATGAAAGACAGAAGTCCTGTGAATTGGGATCGACGTGGTATGGAAAAGACTTTCAACGAACATTTGTGAATACTGAAACCAAATATGCCGTATTAAAATATTGCTTCGAGGAACTGGGGATGATCAGGGTTCAATTGAAGACGGATGAGCGAAATGTACGTTCCCAGAAGGCAATTGAGAGATTGGGTGCAGTGAAGGAAGGGATCATGAGGAAAGAAAGGATCCTTGCCAGCGGCTATGTCAGGAATGCGGTGCTGTATTCCATCACAAATGATGAATGGGCGGGGGTTAAGAAAGGATTGATGAATAAGATGGGCCGGTACACGTGA
- a CDS encoding BCCT family transporter produces MHMDRSVFRISVGIAVVFVLIGVLIPDQLGSAMEVAKGFVLEKFGWFYQLVATFFLIFAAFMIFSKYGKIKLGKQDSKPEFSRPTWFAMLFSAGMGIGLLFYGVSEPISHFSSPPAGEGGTAQSGIMGMRYTWLHWGLHAWAIYAIVALALAYQKFNRGAPGLMSATLHPVIGEKVKGPIGKTIDVVAVFATLFGVAASLGLGSQQINAGLEYLIGIPNNFFVQFMIMMIITVLFIVSATTGISKGIKLLSNINMSLAVILFIAMLILGPTLFLMNMFTTTMGSYLQNVVQMGLRLSPFNADEAAWTQGWTVFYWAWWISWTPFVGMFIARVSKGRTIREFTVAVLLVPSLVCALWFTVFGGTAINLEMVKGLDVSGQSLETALFFVYQNLPLGAVLSVLTVALITTFFVTSADSATFVLGMLTTGGKLNPPNGVKVVWGLILVAATLVLMASGGLAGLQTAIIVSALPLTFVVLVMCYGLVKQLGKEYDVQMNQWKTDKKDKTNQKVG; encoded by the coding sequence ATGCACATGGACAGGTCCGTTTTTAGGATCTCGGTAGGAATTGCAGTGGTTTTCGTCCTGATAGGGGTGTTGATACCCGATCAATTGGGATCTGCAATGGAAGTAGCAAAAGGATTCGTACTTGAGAAATTCGGCTGGTTTTATCAGCTGGTCGCCACCTTTTTCCTCATATTTGCCGCATTTATGATCTTCAGTAAGTATGGAAAAATCAAATTAGGAAAACAAGATTCAAAACCGGAATTCAGCAGACCAACCTGGTTCGCGATGTTATTTTCGGCCGGAATGGGAATCGGTTTGTTATTTTACGGTGTCTCTGAACCAATCTCTCATTTTTCCTCGCCACCTGCAGGAGAAGGCGGGACGGCACAATCGGGAATTATGGGAATGCGATATACCTGGCTTCATTGGGGACTGCATGCCTGGGCGATTTATGCCATCGTCGCATTGGCACTGGCCTATCAGAAGTTTAACAGGGGAGCTCCCGGATTGATGAGTGCAACTCTTCATCCTGTAATTGGTGAAAAGGTGAAAGGCCCAATCGGTAAGACAATTGATGTTGTCGCCGTGTTTGCGACATTATTCGGCGTTGCGGCATCATTAGGATTGGGATCTCAACAGATCAATGCTGGACTGGAATATCTGATTGGAATTCCAAACAACTTTTTCGTCCAGTTCATGATCATGATGATCATCACAGTACTTTTCATTGTTTCAGCAACTACAGGCATTTCGAAAGGGATCAAGTTATTAAGTAATATCAATATGTCGTTAGCTGTCATATTATTTATTGCCATGCTCATACTTGGGCCAACGTTATTCTTGATGAATATGTTTACCACCACCATGGGAAGTTATTTGCAAAATGTCGTTCAAATGGGCTTGCGCTTGTCTCCTTTCAATGCAGATGAAGCAGCTTGGACCCAAGGCTGGACTGTGTTTTATTGGGCTTGGTGGATTTCCTGGACTCCGTTTGTGGGGATGTTTATTGCACGTGTGTCCAAAGGACGTACCATCCGTGAGTTCACGGTCGCGGTCTTACTTGTGCCCTCGCTTGTCTGTGCCTTATGGTTCACAGTATTCGGCGGAACAGCAATCAACCTCGAGATGGTGAAGGGCTTGGATGTTTCAGGACAAAGTCTGGAAACGGCTCTATTCTTTGTTTATCAAAACCTTCCGCTCGGCGCGGTTCTATCGGTGTTGACTGTGGCACTTATCACCACTTTCTTCGTCACATCAGCAGACTCCGCAACCTTTGTACTTGGAATGCTCACAACAGGCGGGAAATTGAATCCTCCTAACGGTGTGAAAGTGGTATGGGGATTGATCCTGGTCGCAGCCACACTTGTTCTGATGGCCTCCGGCGGCCTGGCCGGACTGCAGACAGCGATCATCGTTAGTGCACTTCCGCTTACATTCGTCGTACTGGTCATGTGTTATGGTTTGGTCAAGCAGCTTGGGAAAGAATATGACGTCCAAATGAATCAATGGAAAACGGATAAAAAGGATAAAACAAATCAAAAGGTAGGCTAA
- a CDS encoding YczI family protein, with amino-acid sequence MILLTRNIELLPFTNLGLGIFTFIIGIEEYQKGRKGNGSWVIGGSIFILFVSIFTSRIYTPRREG; translated from the coding sequence ATGATTTTACTTACAAGAAATATTGAGTTACTTCCTTTTACTAATCTAGGGCTGGGGATATTCACCTTTATAATCGGTATAGAAGAATACCAAAAAGGAAGAAAAGGTAATGGGAGTTGGGTAATCGGAGGTTCAATTTTTATATTGTTTGTCTCGATATTTACCTCACGTATTTATACACCTAGGAGAGAAGGGTAA
- a CDS encoding type 1 glutamine amidotransferase family protein, whose translation MQTKKAFLYVFNTMSDWEYGYLIAELNSGRYFKKDLAPIKVMTVGATKEMITTMGGLGIKPDISLDECTFESKDLLILPGWTTWSEEIHQPILERIGQALKIGTIVAAICGAVDALANMGYLDTRKHTSNNLEYTKMVCPNYKGETFYESGAAVSHANLVTASGIAPLEFAMEVLKKIDVFTPDALHSWYNLNKTHKPQYFFQLMNSINK comes from the coding sequence ATGCAAACAAAAAAAGCTTTTCTATATGTATTTAATACAATGTCGGACTGGGAATATGGATATTTAATTGCTGAACTAAACTCAGGAAGATATTTTAAAAAAGATTTAGCGCCTATAAAAGTAATGACAGTAGGAGCTACTAAAGAAATGATTACTACTATGGGAGGACTGGGCATTAAACCAGATATTTCCCTTGATGAATGCACTTTTGAGAGTAAAGATCTTTTAATCTTACCAGGATGGACTACTTGGAGTGAAGAAATTCATCAACCGATCTTGGAAAGAATTGGCCAGGCTTTAAAAATTGGCACGATTGTTGCTGCAATCTGTGGTGCAGTTGATGCCCTCGCGAATATGGGATACTTAGATACTAGAAAGCATACAAGTAATAACTTAGAATATACTAAAATGGTATGTCCCAACTATAAAGGAGAAACGTTCTATGAGTCAGGAGCTGCGGTATCCCATGCGAATTTAGTTACTGCATCGGGAATAGCTCCTCTGGAATTTGCAATGGAGGTACTGAAAAAAATAGATGTATTTACACCAGATGCATTACATTCATGGTATAACCTAAATAAGACTCATAAACCCCAATACTTCTTCCAATTAATGAATTCAATAAATAAATGA
- a CDS encoding YafY family protein has translation MPKIDNMLAILWMLRSGEKITAKQISEKLEMNIRTVYRYIDTISTSGVPIISEPGHNGGYTLLNNFIEAPLFFDFEEQTSLFHAAVFAEEAGYYGGEALNRAISKLSKYSNQEQETKINQHVTSLEVISRLNSLSMEPFLKELEQAIADGYSVKIHYHKSGEKQLNDRLVDPFRIIYWNNKWYVIGFCHLRNDIRSFRVDRMESLMLTENKFNRPEDFSASDYFIKNLLPTIEDKEGIISLVLNGDKSALDDICQHWFLGHYLQERTSNQAVFLLEKDMIHTYVPYLLLPYNKSIKVIEPISLKKRLIEVLSDLIKFHQV, from the coding sequence ATGCCTAAAATTGACAATATGTTAGCCATTCTATGGATGCTTCGTTCAGGTGAAAAAATTACTGCAAAACAAATTTCAGAAAAGTTAGAGATGAATATTAGGACTGTGTATCGTTATATTGATACAATTTCTACAAGTGGCGTACCCATCATTTCAGAACCAGGACATAACGGTGGATACACTTTATTGAACAATTTTATTGAGGCTCCTCTTTTTTTTGATTTTGAAGAGCAAACTTCACTATTTCACGCTGCTGTTTTTGCAGAAGAAGCTGGATATTATGGGGGTGAAGCACTGAATAGGGCCATATCTAAACTAAGTAAATACTCAAATCAAGAGCAGGAAACAAAGATAAACCAACATGTAACTAGTCTTGAAGTAATAAGTCGATTAAATTCACTATCTATGGAACCTTTTCTGAAGGAGTTGGAGCAGGCCATAGCTGACGGGTACTCAGTAAAAATTCATTATCATAAAAGTGGCGAAAAGCAATTAAATGATAGATTGGTCGATCCGTTCAGAATTATCTACTGGAATAATAAGTGGTATGTGATTGGATTTTGTCATCTTAGAAATGATATTCGTAGTTTTAGAGTAGATCGAATGGAAAGTCTAATGCTAACCGAAAATAAGTTTAACAGGCCAGAAGATTTTTCAGCAAGTGACTATTTTATAAAAAACCTTCTTCCAACTATAGAAGATAAGGAAGGGATTATTTCTTTGGTTCTTAATGGGGATAAAAGTGCACTGGATGATATTTGCCAACATTGGTTTTTAGGACATTATTTACAAGAACGGACTTCAAATCAAGCAGTTTTTCTTCTTGAAAAAGATATGATACATACATATGTACCTTATTTACTTTTACCGTACAATAAATCTATTAAAGTGATTGAGCCAATAAGTCTTAAGAAAAGACTTATTGAAGTTCTGTCGGATTTAATAAAATTTCACCAAGTATGA
- a CDS encoding AraC family transcriptional regulator, producing the protein MAWVESIQKAIEYMEQNILEDITIDSIAEQANVSPFHFQRTFSVLTEMTVGDYLRRRRLTLAGEDLLTTDAKIIDLAYKYGYDTPEAFSKAFRRQNGVTPSEARKNKGKLQSYNRLIIQVTLKGAEPMKYNVVEKNAFQIVGIKREFSCVAEEENVVGIPELWAEVNQNGISDRLFQLNDGVVKGVLGVCGGISEEQKKANVFDYWVATSYAGKVPEGMLSLEIPASKWAVFEVNGPMPAAMQNAWKRIFSEWFPSTGYEHAGTPEFELYTDEDPNSPDLYSEIWIPIK; encoded by the coding sequence ATGGCATGGGTGGAGTCGATACAGAAGGCAATCGAATACATGGAACAAAATATATTGGAAGATATCACGATAGACAGTATTGCTGAACAAGCCAATGTGTCACCTTTTCATTTCCAGCGGACGTTTTCCGTTTTGACAGAAATGACGGTTGGTGACTATTTAAGAAGGCGGCGGTTAACATTGGCAGGAGAAGATTTGCTGACAACAGATGCGAAGATTATTGACCTTGCCTATAAATATGGCTATGACACTCCAGAGGCTTTCTCCAAGGCTTTCCGCAGACAGAACGGGGTTACTCCAAGTGAAGCGCGAAAGAATAAGGGGAAACTGCAATCTTATAACCGCCTGATCATCCAGGTCACTTTGAAAGGGGCAGAACCAATGAAGTATAATGTAGTCGAGAAGAATGCGTTTCAAATCGTTGGGATTAAACGAGAATTCTCTTGTGTTGCAGAGGAAGAAAACGTAGTGGGCATTCCGGAACTCTGGGCAGAGGTCAATCAAAACGGAATAAGCGATAGGCTGTTTCAACTGAATGACGGGGTAGTAAAAGGAGTATTAGGGGTTTGTGGAGGAATCAGTGAAGAGCAAAAAAAGGCGAATGTGTTTGATTATTGGGTGGCCACCTCGTACGCCGGGAAGGTTCCAGAAGGGATGCTCAGCCTAGAAATCCCTGCTTCCAAGTGGGCGGTGTTTGAAGTGAATGGACCAATGCCTGCTGCAATGCAAAATGCGTGGAAACGAATTTTCTCCGAATGGTTCCCTTCCACTGGGTATGAGCATGCGGGTACACCAGAATTTGAATTATATACGGATGAAGATCCAAATAGTCCGGATTTATACTCAGAGATATGGATTCCGATTAAATAA
- a CDS encoding GNAT family N-acetyltransferase has product MSNVELTLITSDNWREVLELSVHAEQQKFVASVNPPVAIALAKAYVRPGGKKIEPYGIYHKKKMVGFFNLHYTPNSTDNYWIFHFFIDKRFQRNGLGLKAFRELMRQIEQNHPACYRIRLTVHPENEVGRKFYLKVGFSEDNILTFDEPTYSIFL; this is encoded by the coding sequence GTGTCAAATGTAGAATTAACATTAATAACTTCTGACAATTGGAGAGAAGTGCTTGAATTATCCGTGCACGCAGAGCAACAGAAGTTTGTTGCTTCAGTTAATCCTCCAGTTGCTATCGCACTTGCTAAAGCATATGTAAGACCAGGCGGAAAAAAGATTGAACCATATGGGATTTATCATAAAAAAAAGATGGTGGGATTTTTCAATTTGCACTATACGCCAAATAGTACTGACAATTACTGGATTTTTCATTTTTTTATAGATAAAAGATTTCAACGAAACGGATTAGGTTTAAAAGCATTTCGAGAATTGATGAGACAGATCGAACAAAACCATCCTGCCTGTTACCGTATACGTTTAACTGTTCATCCAGAAAATGAAGTTGGGAGAAAATTTTATTTAAAGGTTGGATTTTCAGAAGACAATATTTTGACATTTGATGAGCCTACCTATTCCATATTCTTATAA